In Sphaeramia orbicularis chromosome 5, fSphaOr1.1, whole genome shotgun sequence, a genomic segment contains:
- the LOC115418917 gene encoding deoxyribonuclease-1-like isoform X2, with protein MKIASFNIQKFGKAKVSNPDVLNILTKIVCRYDIILILEVVDISGESVKILLDTLNRATQEHHYSLQISTRRGKSSYKEQFLFLYRDDLVDLISCYQFEDQNTLEEDVFSRDPYILRFRCNTTVLKDLVLIPVHTRPEDSVSELDTLYDVFQNVKKKWRTDNVMILGDFNADGGYVTKTEMKTLRIRSDKDFHWLISDSVDTTTSTKNDNTYDRIVVYGDDMLQAVVPHSAKPFNFQEEYALTSDQALKVSDHYPVEVELKSKPQTGDKGVDLQCDAVDADLQELKKGNLLLEREKLHLEIQLLQMQMAQLKPKDQA; from the exons ATGAAAATAGCCTCCTTTAACATCCAGAAGTTTGGAAAAGCCAAAGTATCGAACCCAGATGTCCTCAACATCCTGACAAAG ATTGTGTGTCGTTATGACATCATCCTGATCCTGGAGGTGGTGGACATCAGCGGGGAGTCGGTGAAAATCCTGCTGGACACCCTCAACAG AGCCACACAAGAGCATCACTACAGTCTGCAGATCAGCACCCGACGAGGCAAAAGCAGCTACAAGGAGCAGTTCCTGTTCCTGTACAG GGATGATCTGGTGGACCTGATCAGCTGTTATCAGTTTGAGGACCAGAACACTTTAGAAGAAGATGTGTTTTCCAGAGACCCGTACATCCTGAGGTTCAGATGCAACACTACAG TGTTGAAGGACCTGGTGTTGATCCCAGTTCACACCAGACCCGAAGACTCTGTGTCGGAGTTGGACACGCTCTACGATGTTTTCCAGAATGTGAAGAAGAAGTGGAGGACTGAC AATGTGATGATTTTGGGCGACTTTAACGCTGATGGTGGATACGTCACCAAGACGGAGATGAAGACGCTTCGTATCCGTAGCGACAAGGACTTCCACTGGCTGATCTCAGATAGTGTCGACACCACGACAAGCACCAAAAATGACAACACATatgacag GATCGTGGTGTATGGAGATGACATGCTGCAGGCTGTAGTTCCACACTCTGCTAAACCCTTCAACTTCCAGGAAGAATACGCACTCACTTCAGACCAG GCGCTGAAGGTGAGCGACCATTATCCAGTGGAGGTGGAGCTGAAGTCCAAACCTCAGACTGGAGACAAAG GTGTGGACCTTCAGTGCGATGCTGTGGATGCAGATCTGCAggagctgaagaaaggaaacctgctACTGGAGAGGGAGAAGCTCCACCTGGAGATTCAGCTGCTCCAGATGCAGATGGCCCAGCTCAAGCCCAAAGACCAG GCCTAA
- the LOC115418917 gene encoding deoxyribonuclease-1-like isoform X1 → MKIASFNIQKFGKAKVSNPDVLNILTKIVCRYDIILILEVVDISGESVKILLDTLNRATQEHHYSLQISTRRGKSSYKEQFLFLYRDDLVDLISCYQFEDQNTLEEDVFSRDPYILRFRCNTTVLKDLVLIPVHTRPEDSVSELDTLYDVFQNVKKKWRTDNVMILGDFNADGGYVTKTEMKTLRIRSDKDFHWLISDSVDTTTSTKNDNTYDRIVVYGDDMLQAVVPHSAKPFNFQEEYALTSDQALKVSDHYPVEVELKSKPQTGDKGVDLQCDAVDADLQELKKGNLLLEREKLHLEIQLLQMQMAQLKPKDQA, encoded by the exons ATGAAAATAGCCTCCTTTAACATCCAGAAGTTTGGAAAAGCCAAAGTATCGAACCCAGATGTCCTCAACATCCTGACAAAG ATTGTGTGTCGTTATGACATCATCCTGATCCTGGAGGTGGTGGACATCAGCGGGGAGTCGGTGAAAATCCTGCTGGACACCCTCAACAG AGCCACACAAGAGCATCACTACAGTCTGCAGATCAGCACCCGACGAGGCAAAAGCAGCTACAAGGAGCAGTTCCTGTTCCTGTACAG GGATGATCTGGTGGACCTGATCAGCTGTTATCAGTTTGAGGACCAGAACACTTTAGAAGAAGATGTGTTTTCCAGAGACCCGTACATCCTGAGGTTCAGATGCAACACTACAG TGTTGAAGGACCTGGTGTTGATCCCAGTTCACACCAGACCCGAAGACTCTGTGTCGGAGTTGGACACGCTCTACGATGTTTTCCAGAATGTGAAGAAGAAGTGGAGGACTGAC AATGTGATGATTTTGGGCGACTTTAACGCTGATGGTGGATACGTCACCAAGACGGAGATGAAGACGCTTCGTATCCGTAGCGACAAGGACTTCCACTGGCTGATCTCAGATAGTGTCGACACCACGACAAGCACCAAAAATGACAACACATatgacag GATCGTGGTGTATGGAGATGACATGCTGCAGGCTGTAGTTCCACACTCTGCTAAACCCTTCAACTTCCAGGAAGAATACGCACTCACTTCAGACCAG GCGCTGAAGGTGAGCGACCATTATCCAGTGGAGGTGGAGCTGAAGTCCAAACCTCAGACTGGAGACAAAG GTGTGGACCTTCAGTGCGATGCTGTGGATGCAGATCTGCAggagctgaagaaaggaaacctgctACTGGAGAGGGAGAAGCTCCACCTGGAGATTCAGCTGCTCCAGATGCAGATGGCCCAGCTCAAGCCCAAAGACCAGGCCTAA
- the tma7 gene encoding translation machinery-associated protein 7, producing MSGREGGKKKPLKAPKKQCKDMDEDDLAFKQKQKEEQKAMEALKAKASGKGPLGTGGIKKSGKK from the exons ATGTCTGGCAGGGAAG GAGGCAAAAAGAAACCACTGAAGGCACCAAAGAAACAATGTAAAGACATGGATGAA GATGACCTGGCCTTCAAGCAGAAACAGAAGGAGGAGCAGAAGGCCATGGAGGCGTTGAAGGCCAAGGCTTCAGGAAAAGGACCTCTGG GCACCGGTGGTATCAAGAAATCAGGGAAGAAGTAA